Proteins encoded by one window of Hyphomicrobium nitrativorans NL23:
- the zapE gene encoding cell division protein ZapE encodes MAGPLLDRYDARLASGEIEPDAAQLDAVRCLDRLAVELGGWRRGGRARLFPSLRRVREAGPRGVYLHGGVGRGKTMLMDLFFETVSFAPKRRLHFHAFMGEAHERIQRGRATTDGDPIPFVAAEMAAEAGLLCFDELAITDIADAMILGRLFSGLFAKGVVVVATSNSAPDRLYWNGLNRDLFLPFIDLIEANMDVEELVSAKDYRLDKLSGRPLYFSPCDAHAAAEIEAHWVRLTGATAGASAFVDVKGRHVPVPRQSMGVARFGFADLCEAPLGSLDYLHIAHAFHTVILEGIPVLTPERRNAARRLVHLVDTLYDTRTCLIASAEAEPDRLYTDGDGAFLFERTASRLMEMRSEAYLMDRAGRTHPGAETPMPNS; translated from the coding sequence ATGGCAGGACCCCTTCTCGATCGTTATGACGCGCGTCTCGCTTCCGGCGAGATCGAGCCGGATGCCGCGCAGCTCGATGCCGTGCGCTGTCTCGACCGGCTTGCCGTCGAGCTTGGCGGCTGGCGCCGGGGCGGCAGGGCGCGTCTCTTTCCCTCGCTGCGCCGGGTGCGCGAGGCCGGGCCGCGTGGGGTCTATCTCCATGGCGGGGTCGGCCGCGGCAAGACCATGCTCATGGATCTGTTCTTCGAGACCGTGAGCTTCGCCCCGAAGCGGCGCCTTCACTTCCATGCGTTCATGGGGGAGGCGCACGAACGCATTCAGCGGGGCCGGGCGACCACCGACGGCGACCCGATCCCGTTCGTTGCGGCGGAGATGGCGGCCGAAGCGGGACTGTTGTGCTTCGACGAGCTTGCCATCACCGATATCGCGGATGCGATGATCCTGGGGCGGCTCTTCAGCGGATTGTTCGCGAAGGGCGTGGTCGTGGTGGCGACTTCCAACTCCGCTCCCGACCGGCTCTATTGGAACGGGCTCAACCGCGACCTCTTCCTGCCCTTCATCGATCTCATCGAAGCCAATATGGACGTCGAGGAACTCGTTTCTGCGAAGGACTATCGGCTCGACAAGCTTTCGGGGCGGCCGCTCTATTTTTCTCCGTGCGATGCGCATGCGGCCGCGGAGATCGAGGCGCACTGGGTGCGTCTCACGGGAGCGACCGCTGGGGCTTCGGCGTTCGTCGACGTCAAAGGACGGCATGTCCCGGTGCCGCGTCAGTCGATGGGGGTTGCGCGGTTCGGATTTGCGGATCTCTGCGAGGCGCCGCTCGGGAGCCTCGACTACCTCCACATCGCGCATGCCTTCCACACCGTCATCCTGGAGGGCATTCCGGTGCTGACGCCGGAGCGGCGCAATGCGGCGCGCCGGCTCGTCCATCTGGTCGATACACTCTATGATACACGCACCTGCCTGATTGCGTCTGCCGAGGCCGAGCCGGACCGCCTCTATACGGACGGGGATGGCGCGTTCCTGTTCGAAAGGACGGCTTCGCGGCTCATGGAGATGCGGAGCGAGGCCTATCTCATGGACCGCGCGGGACGCACGCATCCGGGTGCGGAGACGCCGATGCCCAACTCCTGA
- the sucC gene encoding ADP-forming succinate--CoA ligase subunit beta — translation MNIHEHQAKDLLRQYGVPTTGGGVAFTPEEAEKVAQGIETDVRVVKAQIHAGGRGKGKFKEPEAGEKGGVRFAKSAAEARELAEQMLGRTLVTEQTGPAGRVVRRLYLTEAAGIAKELYLSALVDRASSRVAFIASTEGGMDIEKVAHETPDKILTLTVDPATGLQPFHSRKIAFALGLKGDQIKECAKMIGGLYKLLLEKDVSLLEINPLIITNDGHLNALDAKISFDGNALFRHPDIVALRDETEEDPMEIEAAKYELSYIKLDGSIGCMVNGAGLAMATMDIIKLYGEEPANFLDVGGGASKEKVQAAFQIILSDPSVKGILVNIFGGIMRCDIIADGIVAAAREMAITVPLVVRLEGTNVDLGKEILAKSGLKIVPADDLADAAAKITSAIKAAA, via the coding sequence ATGAACATCCACGAGCATCAAGCCAAAGACCTCTTGAGGCAGTACGGCGTGCCGACCACGGGTGGGGGCGTCGCCTTCACGCCCGAGGAGGCCGAGAAGGTTGCCCAAGGCATCGAAACGGACGTGCGGGTCGTCAAGGCACAGATCCACGCCGGCGGCCGCGGCAAGGGTAAATTCAAGGAGCCGGAAGCCGGCGAGAAGGGCGGCGTACGCTTCGCCAAGTCTGCGGCGGAAGCCCGCGAGCTTGCCGAGCAGATGCTGGGGCGGACGCTCGTGACCGAGCAGACGGGGCCTGCGGGTCGGGTCGTGCGGCGCCTCTATCTCACCGAGGCGGCCGGTATCGCGAAAGAGCTTTATCTCTCCGCGCTCGTCGATCGGGCCAGCTCGCGCGTGGCGTTCATCGCCTCGACCGAAGGCGGCATGGACATCGAGAAGGTGGCCCATGAGACGCCGGACAAGATCCTGACGCTCACCGTCGATCCGGCGACGGGTCTGCAACCGTTCCACAGCCGCAAGATCGCGTTCGCGCTCGGCCTCAAGGGCGACCAGATCAAGGAGTGCGCGAAGATGATCGGGGGGCTCTACAAGCTGCTTCTCGAAAAGGACGTGAGCCTGCTGGAGATCAACCCGCTCATCATCACCAACGACGGGCATCTCAACGCGCTCGACGCCAAGATTTCCTTCGACGGCAACGCGCTGTTCCGCCATCCCGATATCGTCGCGCTGCGCGATGAGACGGAAGAAGATCCGATGGAGATCGAGGCGGCGAAGTACGAGCTTTCCTACATCAAGCTCGACGGTTCGATCGGGTGCATGGTCAACGGCGCGGGTCTCGCGATGGCGACCATGGACATTATCAAGCTCTATGGCGAAGAGCCGGCCAACTTCCTCGACGTGGGCGGCGGCGCATCGAAAGAAAAGGTGCAGGCCGCGTTCCAGATCATTCTGTCCGATCCGTCGGTCAAGGGGATCCTGGTCAATATCTTCGGCGGCATCATGCGTTGCGACATCATCGCGGACGGCATCGTGGCCGCGGCCCGCGAGATGGCGATTACGGTTCCGCTCGTCGTTCGTCTCGAAGGCACGAATGTGGATCTCGGC
- a CDS encoding GNAT family N-acetyltransferase, which produces MSGHVRTSGTIRKLWPQEQTLFRDHLLRLDKASRAMRFAHGVSDSFIEDYARHMSEQGSTVFAYIEDGEVRATAELKKLGDVWGREAEAAFSVEAAFQDHGLGTELMGRVIRAARNRGVHLLYMSCLASNAKMQAIARKHEAELRFEMGEVVGEIVPQEPNYFSILAEAVEDRMGFMMAVLDLQRRVVKAA; this is translated from the coding sequence ATGAGTGGGCACGTGCGTACGAGCGGCACGATCCGCAAACTCTGGCCGCAGGAACAGACACTCTTCCGCGATCATCTTCTGCGCCTCGATAAGGCAAGCCGCGCCATGCGCTTCGCACACGGCGTCTCGGATTCCTTTATCGAAGACTATGCGCGCCACATGTCGGAGCAGGGCTCGACCGTCTTCGCCTATATCGAGGACGGCGAGGTCCGCGCCACGGCCGAGCTGAAGAAGCTGGGCGATGTCTGGGGCCGGGAAGCCGAAGCCGCGTTCTCCGTCGAAGCCGCTTTCCAGGATCACGGGCTAGGAACGGAGCTGATGGGCCGTGTCATCCGCGCGGCGCGCAACCGCGGCGTCCACCTGCTGTACATGAGCTGCCTGGCATCCAACGCCAAGATGCAGGCCATCGCCCGCAAGCATGAAGCCGAGCTGCGCTTCGAAATGGGTGAGGTCGTGGGCGAGATCGTGCCTCAGGAACCGAACTACTTCTCCATCCTCGCGGAGGCTGTCGAGGATCGCATGGGCTTCATGATGGCGGTGCTGGATCTTCAGCGGCGCGTGGTGAAAGCGGCGTAA
- a CDS encoding succinate dehydrogenase iron-sulfur subunit, giving the protein MVQLTLPKNSKIQKGKTWNSPDVKGAWREVRVYRWDPDTGENPRVDTYWIDTEQCGPMVLDALIKIKNEIDPSLTFRRSCREGICGSCSMNIDGMNDLACLKGLDEITGPINIYPLPHLKVVKDLVGDLTNFYAQHRSIEPWLKTDTATPPKEWKQSRDDREKLDGLYECILCACCSTACPSYWWNSDRYLGPAALLQAYRWVIDSRDEATGDRLDNLEDPFRIYRCHTIMNCAKTCPKGLNPAKAIAELKKLMVQRRV; this is encoded by the coding sequence ATGGTCCAACTCACGCTTCCCAAAAATTCAAAGATTCAAAAGGGCAAGACGTGGAATTCTCCCGACGTCAAGGGAGCGTGGCGCGAGGTGCGGGTTTATCGCTGGGATCCGGATACGGGCGAAAATCCGCGTGTCGATACCTATTGGATCGACACCGAGCAGTGCGGGCCGATGGTTCTCGACGCGCTCATCAAGATCAAGAACGAGATCGATCCGTCGCTGACCTTCCGTCGGTCGTGCCGCGAGGGAATCTGCGGGTCGTGCTCGATGAATATCGACGGGATGAACGATCTCGCGTGTCTCAAGGGTCTCGACGAGATCACGGGGCCCATCAACATCTATCCGCTGCCGCATCTCAAGGTGGTCAAGGACCTGGTCGGCGATCTGACGAATTTCTATGCCCAGCACCGTTCGATCGAACCGTGGCTCAAGACCGATACGGCGACGCCGCCCAAGGAATGGAAGCAATCGCGCGACGACCGCGAAAAGCTCGACGGGCTTTACGAGTGCATCCTGTGCGCCTGCTGCTCGACGGCGTGCCCGAGCTATTGGTGGAACTCGGACCGCTATCTGGGTCCGGCGGCGTTGCTCCAAGCCTATCGGTGGGTGATCGACAGCCGCGACGAGGCGACCGGCGACCGGCTGGACAACCTTGAGGATCCGTTCCGGATCTACCGCTGCCATACGATCATGAACTGCGCCAAGACGTGCCCCAAGGGGCTGAACCCGGCGAAGGCGATTGCCGAGCTCAAGAAGCTGATGGTGCAGCGGCGGGTGTAA
- a CDS encoding PstS family phosphate ABC transporter substrate-binding protein, which produces MEISVNNRSIAYTSAAAVGMVAFACAALARDQVQIAGSSTVLPYANIVAEQFGKANDGIRTPIIESGGSGSGIKRFCEGLGEGTIDIANASRKIRESELEDCKKNGVTEIMEIQFGYDGIVFAVDAKSADWNVEPKDLYLALAAEVPKDGALVTNPYKTWKEVNDQLPDWPIVAYIPGEKHGTREVFEEKVLHEGCKATGGLDLHKAKAEGDDAAKKKAADKACLQVRKDGASVDIDGDYTETLARLSSNPTGVGVFGLSFYENNTDKLKVATLSGVSPSVETISSGQYPVSRPLQFYVKKAHIGTIPGLKEYVEYFVSDRMIGPEGPLAEYGLVPAPDDERKALQDAVSAAKTM; this is translated from the coding sequence ATGGAGATCAGTGTGAACAACAGGTCCATCGCCTATACGTCGGCTGCCGCCGTCGGCATGGTGGCGTTCGCCTGCGCGGCATTGGCCCGCGACCAGGTGCAGATCGCCGGCTCTTCGACGGTGCTCCCCTACGCGAACATCGTTGCCGAGCAGTTCGGCAAGGCCAACGACGGCATCCGGACCCCGATCATCGAGTCGGGCGGCTCGGGCTCGGGCATCAAGCGCTTCTGCGAAGGTCTCGGCGAGGGCACGATCGACATCGCCAACGCATCGCGCAAGATCCGCGAGTCGGAACTCGAAGACTGCAAGAAGAACGGCGTAACCGAGATCATGGAGATCCAGTTCGGTTATGACGGCATCGTCTTTGCTGTCGACGCCAAGAGCGCCGACTGGAACGTCGAGCCGAAGGACCTTTACCTGGCGCTCGCCGCCGAGGTTCCGAAGGATGGCGCGCTCGTCACCAACCCCTACAAGACCTGGAAAGAGGTCAACGATCAGCTCCCCGATTGGCCGATCGTCGCCTACATCCCCGGCGAGAAGCACGGCACGCGCGAAGTATTCGAAGAGAAGGTCCTCCACGAGGGCTGCAAGGCCACCGGCGGTCTCGACCTGCACAAGGCCAAGGCCGAAGGCGACGACGCTGCGAAGAAGAAGGCCGCCGACAAGGCTTGCCTCCAGGTCCGCAAGGACGGCGCTTCGGTCGACATCGACGGCGACTACACGGAGACGCTCGCTCGTCTCTCGTCCAACCCCACCGGCGTTGGCGTGTTCGGTCTCTCGTTCTACGAGAACAACACCGACAAGCTGAAGGTTGCGACCCTCTCCGGCGTTTCCCCGTCGGTCGAGACGATCTCGTCGGGTCAGTACCCGGTTTCGCGTCCGCTTCAGTTCTACGTGAAGAAGGCGCACATCGGCACCATCCCCGGCCTCAAGGAGTACGTCGAGTACTTCGTCTCCGATCGGATGATCGGCCCGGAAGGCCCGCTTGCCGAGTACGGCCTCGTGCCGGCTCCGGATGACGAGCGCAAGGCTCTTCAGGACGCCGTTTCCGCTGCCAAGACCATGTAA
- the mdh gene encoding malate dehydrogenase: MARTKIALIGGGMIGGTLAHLISLKELGDVVIFDIAEGVPQGKALDIAQSGAVEGHDCTLRGTNAYADIEGASVCIVTAGVPRKPGMSRDDLIGINLKVMEQVGAGIRKYAPNAFVICITNPLDAMVWALQKASGLPRNMVIGMAGVLDTARFQHFLAEEFRVSVQDVSAFVLGGHGDDMVPLVRYSTVGGIPLPDLVKMGWIRQDRLDQIVDRTRKGGGEIVGLLKTGSAYYAPAASALAMAEAFLKDKKRVLPCAAYLNGEYGVKGLYVGVPVIIGAGGTERVVEIDLNSAERAMLMKSIESVKGLVDACIKINPQLGA; encoded by the coding sequence ATGGCGCGCACGAAAATCGCGTTGATCGGCGGCGGTATGATCGGGGGCACGCTGGCGCACCTGATCTCGCTCAAGGAGCTCGGTGACGTCGTGATTTTCGACATCGCGGAAGGTGTTCCGCAGGGTAAGGCCCTCGACATTGCCCAATCCGGCGCCGTCGAGGGGCATGACTGCACGCTGCGCGGGACGAACGCCTATGCCGATATCGAAGGCGCGAGCGTTTGCATCGTGACGGCCGGCGTGCCGCGCAAACCCGGCATGAGCCGCGACGACCTGATCGGCATCAACCTGAAGGTGATGGAGCAGGTGGGCGCGGGCATCCGCAAGTATGCGCCGAACGCCTTCGTGATCTGCATCACCAATCCGCTCGATGCCATGGTGTGGGCGTTGCAGAAGGCCTCGGGCCTGCCGCGCAACATGGTGATCGGTATGGCGGGCGTGCTCGATACGGCGCGCTTCCAGCACTTCCTGGCGGAAGAGTTCCGCGTGTCCGTGCAGGACGTCTCGGCATTCGTGCTCGGCGGCCATGGCGACGACATGGTGCCGCTCGTCCGCTATTCGACCGTGGGCGGCATCCCGCTGCCGGATCTCGTCAAGATGGGATGGATTCGCCAGGACCGCCTCGACCAGATCGTGGACCGCACGCGCAAGGGCGGCGGCGAGATCGTCGGGCTGCTCAAGACCGGCTCGGCCTATTACGCACCTGCAGCATCCGCCCTCGCCATGGCAGAGGCCTTCCTCAAGGACAAGAAGCGCGTGCTGCCATGCGCCGCGTACCTCAACGGGGAGTACGGTGTTAAAGGATTGTATGTGGGCGTGCCGGTGATCATCGGCGCCGGCGGGACGGAGCGCGTGGTCGAAATCGACCTCAACTCCGCCGAGCGTGCGATGCTCATGAAGTCGATCGAGTCCGTAAAGGGGCTGGTCGATGCCTGCATCAAGATCAATCCCCAGCTCGGGGCCTGA